The proteins below are encoded in one region of Phaseolus vulgaris cultivar G19833 chromosome 1, P. vulgaris v2.0, whole genome shotgun sequence:
- the LOC137815118 gene encoding copper transport protein ATX1, translating into MANVVEVKVGLHCDDCIKKILKAIKKMEDIETYNVDTELNKVIVTGNVTTEEVIRVLQKMGKNAIAWEDDETDK; encoded by the exons ATGGCAAAT GTTGTGGAAGTGAAAGTTGGTCTGCACTGTGACGATTGTATCAAGAAAATCCTGAAAGCCATAAAGAAAATGGAAG ATATTGAAACGTATAACGTGGACACAGAACTGAACAAGGTGATCGTCACTGGCAACGTGACAACAGAAGAAGTGATCAGAGTCCTTCAAAAGATGGGCAAGAATGCAATTGCCTGGGAAGATGATGAAACTGATAAGTGA
- the LOC137815115 gene encoding arogenate dehydrogenase 1, chloroplastic-like, protein MSSSSSSSQSLKIGIVGFGTFGQFLAKTMIKQGHSLTATSRSDYSDLCLQMGIHFYGDVTAFLASDIDVIVLCTSILSLSEVVGSMPLASLKRPTLFVDVLSVKEHPRELLLRELPEHSDILCTHPMFGPVSGKNGWKGLTFMYDKVRIRNEAICSSFIQIFASEGCKMVQMTCEEHDKAAAKSQFITHTIGRTLAEMDIKSTPIDTKGFEELVKLKETMIGNSFDLFSGLFVYNRFARQELENLEHALQKVKETLVERKNEEQGQEKN, encoded by the exons atgtcatcatcatcatcttcttcccaAAGCCTCAAAATTGGCATAGTTGGATTCGGCACCTTTGGCCAATTTCTGGCCAAGACAATGATAAAACAAGGCCACTCTCTCACTGCAACTTCTCGATCCGATTACTCCGACCTCTGTCTCCAAATGGGCATTCATTTTTACGG GGATGTTACAGCATTTCTTGCTTCTGACATAGATGTCATAGTGTTGTGCACATCGATATTATCGCTATCCGAAGTTGTGGGGTCAATGCCACTCGCTTCCCTGAAGCGCCCAACACTCTTTGTTGATGTTCTTTCAGTCAAAGAGCACCCAAGAGAGCTTCTGCTACGAGAGTTGCCAGAGCACTCAGACATTCTCTGCACTCACCCTATGTTTGGACCTGTCAGTGGCAAGAATGGATGGAAAGGTCTCACTTTCATGTATGACAAAGTTCGGATTAGAAATGAAGCTATCTGCTCTAGTTTCATCCAAATTTTTGCCAGTGAG GGTTGCAAGATGGTGCAAATGACTTGTGAGGAACATGACAAAGCAGCTGCGAAGAGCCAATTTATCACACACACAATTGGCAG AACATTGGCAGAAATGGATATTAAATCCACACCTATTGACACTAAGGGCTTTGAGGAACTTGTTAAATTG AAGGAGACGATGATTGGAAATAGTTTTGATTTGTTCAGTGGATTATTCGTGTACAACAGATTCGCCAGACAAGAG CTGGAAAACCTTGAACATGCCTTGCAAAAAGTCAAAGAAACGCTGGTTGAAAGGAAGAACGAGGAGCAGGGTCAAGAAAAGAACTGA
- the LOC137815116 gene encoding uncharacterized protein yields the protein MGKYLESAARLEELSRIVSSAKPNIRPKGTLPRSPNRVSTPRTATPFGVKVELAEKMEPFEECRTPLAKVVADCAKRWFQDTLREAKAGDTSMQVLVGQMYNSGYGVPRDPQKGHGWISKAAKNRNSVWKVCGKRPGYRASDSDSCDQENKDKSCP from the exons ATGGGAAAATATCTTGAATCTGCGGCGAGGCTGGAGGAGCTATCGCGGATTGTGTCATCTGCGAAGCCCAATATCAGGCCGAAGGGGACGCTACCCAGATCGCCCAACCGTGTGTCCACGcctcgaactgcgaccccattTGGTGTTAAGGTCGAGCTTGCGGAAAAGATGGAACCTTTCGAAGAATGTAGGACACCCCTCGCGAAGGTTGTTGCCGATTGCGCCAAGCGGTGGTTCCAGGACACCCTCAGGGAGGCCAAGGCAGGGGATACTTCCATGCAGGTTTTGGTCGGTCAAATGTATAACTCTGGCTATGGTGTTCCAAGGGATCCCCAAAAg GGACATGGTTGGATTAGTAAAGCGGCAAAAAATCGGAATTCAGTGTGGAAAGTGTGTGGTAAACGGCCAG GTTACCGAGCAAGTGATTCAGATTCATGTGATCAGGAGAACAAAGATAAATCCTGTCCTTAA
- the LOC137815119 gene encoding cation/H(+) antiporter 15-like, with the protein MAAVSNLHNKTLVCQDPHIYGHRNVWQAGNPLESPTCLFFMQVSLMTIVIQLMDICLKPLGQSSLVSQILGGMFFGPSALGNQKILSQTLFPVKGAVVLETISSFGLMFYYFLWSLRLDLYTSLKTEKIAVVLAISVFMFTLVIPTGLSFLLKKYITMSKKVAKALPYVGLSQAYTIFISIAVLLTDLKVLNTDIGRLTMSVAILSNIAGFLLSVITFAVMHSENGDILTLVSIGLSITAFTLVIIFIMRPVVLWMVKNPGRGSPNEVCIVSIFVFVILTGFVSEVLGQHYPMGPIILGLSLPEGPPIGTSLMRILETMCMAFLNPICLAVHGLQTNIFKIDFHSAWTICLILVVGFFTKIAAVMLPGYYFNLSMKESWVIGLLLNGRGICELVLFNLWLQSEILTEDEFSLMVLSVIVANVVLVPIVKFIHDPSKPYANLRRCTIQHTTRDSELRIMVCIDNNENLPTILNLLEASYASRESTITVTTLVLVELEGRARPILVDNQFLESAHLVLDESSRIDNAMRQYAQQNGENVSIQSFTSISSFETMHDDVCRISLECGANILIMPFHRRWEIDGTVEVAHRSIQTMNVKVLERAPCSVGILVDRSILSSSPSLSGARAAYYVVVFFIGGADDAEALAYGARMARHECVCVTVVRFLLFGEENSKDRKRDSDLIDEYRYYNAGNRKFEILDEVVKDGIEMSTCIRRLVDYFDLVMVGRQHPDSVVFEGHDPWSECQELGVIGDMLASPNFVTKASLLVVQQQRIRGRVVKSQVTLNQVPKQRDNVPLDQDLSPSCSILVDKYDQM; encoded by the exons ATGGCCGCTGTATCTAACCTTCATAACAAGACATTGGTATGCCAAGATCCCCACATTTATGGTCACCGTAATGTCTGGCAAGCAGGCAACCCTTTAGAATCCCCCacttgtcttttcttcatgcagGTCTCTTTGATGACCATAGTCATACAGTTAATGGACAtatgtcttaagccattaggaCAATCTTCTCTTGTATCCCAGATTCTT GGTGGAATGTTTTTTGGGCCATCAGCTTTAGGGAACCAAAAGATTCTAAGCCAAACCTTGTTCCCAGTAAAGGGTGCCGTTGTGCTTGAGACAATTTCATCGTTTGGGCTcatgttctactacttcttatGGAGTCTTAGATTAGACCTTTACACATCGTTGAAGACAGAAAAGATTGCGGTAGTTCTTGCCATATCTGTATTCATGTTTACATTGGTTATCCCCACTGGACTCTCCTTCCTGTTGAAGAAATATATTACAATGAGCAAAAAGGTTGCAAAGGCACTTCCATATGTAGGCCTCTCACAAGCCTATACTATATTCATTAGCATAGCAGTGCTCTTGACAGATCTCAAAGTCCTTAATACTGATATAGGACGATTAACCATGTCAGTAGCAATTCTTAGTAATATAGCTGGCTTTCTTTTGTCAGTGATTACGTTTGCAGTAATGCACAGTGAGAATGGTGATATTCTGACACTAGTATCCATTGGTCTATCCATAACTGCATTCACGcttgttattatatttatcatgAGGCCAGTGGTACTTTGGATGGTAAAGAACCCAGGTAGAGGTTCGCCTAATGAAGTGTGCATTGTGAGTATCTTTGTGTTCGTTATCCTTACTGGATTTGTGAGTGAAGTACTTGGGCAACATTATCCTATGGGACCAATAATTTTAGGGCTGTCTCTTccagaagggccacccataggAACATCTTTGATGAGAATATTGGAGACAATGTGTATGGCTTTCCTTAATCCAATTTGTCTAGCTGTTCACGGATTACAAACTAATATATTCAAAATAGACTTTCATTCTGCATGGACTATCTGCCTCATTCTGGTCGTGGGTTTCTTCACAAAGATTGCTGCTGTCATGTTGCCAGGATACTATTTCAATCTATCAATGAAAGAATCTTGGGTCATTGGTCTCCTTCTAAATGGAAGGGGTATATGTGAGCTTGTCTTGTTCAATTTGTGGTTGCAAAGTGAG ATACTGACGGAAGACGAGTTCTCTTTGATGGTACTCTCCGTTATAGTAGCAAATGTTGTCTTAGTACCAATCGTAAAATTCATACATGATCCTTCAAAACCATATGCAAATCTAAGAAGATGCACAATTCAACACACTACGCGAGATTCGGAGCTCCGAATCATGGTGTGCATTGACAACAACGAAAACCTCCCTACAATTCTGAACCTCTTAGAAGCCTCCTATGCTAGCAGAGAGAGCACGATTACGGTTACAACATTAGTCCTGGTGGAGCTTGAAGGAAGAGCCAGACCTATTCTTGTTGATAACCAATTCCTTGAGAGTGCACATCTTGTCTTAGACGAGTCAAGTCGCATTGACAATGCCATGAGGCAATACGCACAACAAAATGGAGAAAATGTCTCCATTCAATCTTTCACTTCAATCTCCTCGTTTGAAACCATGCATGATGATGTTTGTAGAATATCACTCGAATGCGGAGCCAACATTCTGATCATGCCGTTCCACAGGAGGTGGGAAATTGATGGCACTGTGGAGGTTGCACATAGGTCGATCCAAACCATGAACGTTAAAGTCCTCGAAAGGGCACCCTGTTCTGTCGGAATTCTAGTTGACAGGAGCATCTTGAGTTCTTCTCCTTCACTCTCGGGGGCCAGAGCAGCATACTATGTTGTTGTGTTTTTCATTGGTGGTGCAGATGACGCGGAGGCACTAGCTTATGGCGCTAGAATGGCTAGGCatgagtgtgtgtgtgtgactGTGGTTAGGTTCCTTCTATTTGGTGAGGAAAACTCCAAGGATAGAAAACGTGACAGTGATCTTATAGATGAGTATAGATACTACAATGCTGGGAATCGCAAGTTTGAGATTTTGGATGAAGTTGTGAAAGATGGAATAGAGATGTCTACATGCATAAGAAGATTGGTGGATTATTTTGATCTTGTGATGGTGGGGAGACAACATCCAGATAGTGTTGTGTTTGAAGGACATGATCCTTGGAGTGAGTGTCAAGAGTTAGGGGTCATTGGGGACATGCTAGCATCACCAAATTTTGTGACCAAGGCATCACTGTTGGTTGTACAACAACAGAGAATAAGAGGAAGAGTTGTTAAATCACAGGTTACTTTGAATCAAGTGCCAAAACAGAGAGATAATGTTCCACTTGACCAAGACTTAAGTCCTTCCTGTAGTATTTTAGTGGACAAATATGACCAAATGTAA
- the LOC137815117 gene encoding gibberellin-regulated protein 12-like produces MTKFVFAFLLIFLMAFVSELAYGGGEGSLKPGECPKACEYRCSKARIPTTCLHFCNMCCDKCLCVPSGTYGHKEECPCYNNWKSKQGKSKCP; encoded by the exons ATGACTAAATTTGTATTTGCATttcttctcatctttctcatggcTTTCGTCTCTGAGCTTGCCTAT GGTGGTGGCGAAGGATCGCTTAAGCCAGGAG AATGTCCAAAAGCATGCGAGTATCGTTGTTCAAAGGCTCGGATTCCGACGACGTGTCTCCACTTTTGTAACATGTGTTGTGATAAATGTTTATGTGTTCCGTCCGGAACCTATGGCCACAAGGAAGAATGTCCGTGTTATAACAACTGGAAGTCCAAGCAAGGAAAATCCAAGTGTCCCTAA
- the LOC137815137 gene encoding senescence associated gene 20 yields the protein MRMLTGDSTAETFRFVPQSVAAFGSTVIVEGCDTARNIAWVHAWTVADGIITQVREYFNTALTVTRFEDSGEIVPASSGAGRFPCVWESSVSGRVGKSVPGLVLAI from the coding sequence ATGCGCATGCTCACCGGCGATTCCACCGCCGAAACCTTCCGATTCGTTCCGCAATCCGTTGCCGCCTTCGGCTCCACCGTCATCGTCGAGGGCTGCGACACCGCCCGCAACATTGCCTGGGTTCACGCCTGGACCGTCGCGGATGGGATAATCACTCAGGTGAGAGAGTACTTCAACACTGCCCTCACCGTCACCCGCTTCGAAGACTCCGGCGAGATTGTTCCCGCGAGCTCCGGCGCCGGCCGCTTCCCCTGCGTGTGGGAGAGCAGCGTATCGGGTCGGGTCGGGAAATCCGTGCCCGGTTTGGTTCTGGCAATATAA